CAGCGCGAGGCCAAAGCTCTGTCCGCGCACCCGAACCTCGCGGCGCGCGAGCGCTGGCAGAGCGTGCCGTCGGAGGTGGGCGCGGTGGAGCTGCTGCGCTCGCCCTTCGACGCGGCCTCCGGCTGGCGCACGCCGGCCGGTGCGATCCCGTCGCTCGGGCAGCACACGGACGAGGTGCTGGCCGAGTTCGGCCTGCGGCGCGGCGGCTGACGCAGCGTTGCTTCAGCGGCTCGCTCCGCTCTCGCGGGCGCCGCCGTGTAAAGATGCGACTTCTGCGACCTACGAGCTCAATCTCGAATCAGGCCCGCGCCGGCGCACGCCGATGGTCCACGCGCCGGCGCTGCTCGGCTGCAACGCCTACATCCCGCGACACGGCCGCGGGGCACAACGTTTCGGATCAGTGATAGCTTCTGTCGCGGCTCTGTGATACCGCGGCCATGCACGAAGAACCGATCAATGGCGTACGCTGAAAGCAGGACCGAGCGCAGGCAACGCGGCTGCTGGCCGCGCCCGGCAGGGTCGAGGGCGTGGCATGAGCCTAGATCATCAGCCCCGCAAACAGCACACGACACGTATTGCTCGCGACCTGAACGGGAATACGCTACGCCGGGATGGGCGAGCCGATCTCCCGCCGCTCGAGGCGGCCGCCCCGGCCCACCGCAACGCGCCCTCGTATCATTCCCTCTTTCAGCAGCATCCGGACGCGATCTTCGCTTTCGATCGGGAGCGGCGGCTCATCAGCTTGAACCCGGCGGCGGAGCGGTTGAGCGGCTACACGAATGGGGAGCTGCTGGGTCGCCTGCTGACTGAGCTGCTGGCGCCGCCGTCCCGAACGCGGGCGCAGCGCGCCTTGAATCGCGCGGCCCGCGGCCAGATCGCGGAGGTACGCGTCATGCTGCGCCGCAAGGACGGCGAACGCCTCGACCTGCGCCTGGCGCTGCAGCCGGACGTCGCGCAGGGGGCGCTCAACGGCGGGTTCGGCATCGTGCGGCAAGACGGCTTCGGGCAGGGCGCCGAGGCGGACCGCTCCGTGATGCTTGCCCATACCGCCGATGCCGAGCGCCGCGCCGGCATCCTGGCCGGCGCCAGCGCCGTGCTCGACGCGTCGGTTGACAGTTCTGACTCCGCCGGCGCTGCCGACGCCGACGGCACGCTGGCCGGCCTGGCGCGCCTGCTCGTGCCCGGCCTCGCCGACTGGTGTGCGATCGACCTCGCTGCGGCCGGCGGCGTGCGCCGGATCGTGGGCGAGAGTGCGGCCCTGGGCGGCGTGGATTCGTCCGGTGGGACGGCACAGATCCGCAGCGCGCAGCCGGAACAGGCCAATGCAGAGCGGCTGCTGTGGGTGATTCGTCACGGCCGGCCGGTGTTTGTGCCGGAGATGACCGCCGGTCACCTGGTGGCGCTGGCGATCGACGATGAGGATCTGCGCCGGCTGCAGTGGCTGGGTATCAACTCGTTCATGCGCGTGCCGTTGAGCGCCCGCGGCCAGACATTTGGTGCGATCGCTTTTGCCTCTGCCGCCTCGGGACGCCGTTTCACGAAGGCGGACCTGGCGCTGGCCGAGGACCTGGCTCGCCGGCTCGGCCTGGCCGTTGACAGCGCACGGCTTGATCGAGAGGTGCAGCGGGCGGTACGGGCGCGTGACGAGTTCTTGGCGGCGCTGTCGCACGATCTGCGCACACCGCTGACCTCGATCAAAGCCTTCGCGCAGATGCTGGGCCGCCGCGCCGGCCGTGGCGACCAGGTGCCGTCTGCGGCCGTGATCGACACTGTGAACGCGATCAACGAGGCCGTTTCGCGCATTGCCGCGCAGCTCAACGAAGTGCTCGACCGCTCGCGCCTGCACGCCGGGCGTCCCCTGCAACTGGAGCGCCGCCCCACCGACCTCGTCGCCCTCTGCCGCCGGCTGATCGCGGCGCAGCAGGACGAGGCGGCGGACTGTCGCATCGCCCTGGAGGCCGAGCCGCCCGGCCTGATCGGCATGTGGGATGCCGCGCGGCTGGAACGCGCCCTTGGCCATCTGCTGGCCAATGCGCTCAAGTACAGCACCGCCGGCAGCACGACGCTGATCACGGTCGGCCGCGTCGATGCCGGCGGTCAGCCGAGCGCCCTGCTGCGCGTGATCGACCACGGCATCGGCATCCCAGAGCGAGATCTGCCACACGTAATCGAGCGTTTCTTCGGCGCCGGCAATGCGCGAGATCGGGCGCCCGACGGCGGCAGCGGCCTCGCCGAGACCTGGGAGATCGTGCGTCAGCACGGCGGCGACGTCACCATCGCCAGCCGCGAAGGCCAGGGCACCACCGTCACCGTCACCCTGCCGCTGGGGCGCCAGCCGGAGGCCGGCCCGCGCGTCTGAGCCGCAGCCGGCGCGACGGGCGCTATACTGCGCGCGGGGGTAAAGCATCATGATCGTCAGGCTGGATCATGTGGGCGTTGTCGCGCATTCGCTGGACGAGGCCCGCGACGTGCTGGTGGACAAGCTGGGCCTGCCGCTCGACGAGCAGCGATCGCGCGGGCTGAACGGCTCCTACTTCGCGCCGGAGCGCACGCTCAATTTCTTCGTCACGGTCGGCGAAGGCGAAACGCAGATCGAGATCCTGATTCCGCAGGACACGACCAGCGGCGTGGCGAAGTTTCTGCATAAGCGCGGCCCCGGTCTGCACCATCTCGGCTACGCGGTGGACAACGTACCGGACGACGCGCGCGTCTTGCGCGAGCGCGGCCTGGAGCAGATCGATCTCGGCGGTCGGGCCACGGCGGCGTTCTTCTATCCGCGCAGCGCGATGGGCATTCTCACCGAGCTGGTGCCCGTGCGCACGCTGGCGCGGCTGCACACCGCGGCGCCGGCCGGCCGCTGAGCCGGCAGAGCGAGTCGATTCGCACAGAGCGTGGCGGCGAAGGAGCCGGGCGATGAAGGCGATCCGCGTGCACCAGTACGGCGGCCCCGAGGTGATGCAGCTTGAAGAAGTGCCGCTGCCGGAGCCCGGCCCCGGCCAGGCACGGGTGAAGATCGACGCCACCGGCGTGAACTTCATCGAGATCTACCAGCGCAGCGGCCAGTATGCCGGCCAGTTGCCGACGGGCCTCGGCGGCGAGGCGGCCGGAACGGTGGATGCCCTCGGCGCGGGGGTCTCCGGGCTGAAGCCGGGCGATCGCGTGGCCTACACGGGCGCGCCTGGAGCCTACGCGCAGTACGCGATCGTGCCGGCAGCGCGGCTGGTGCCGGTGCCGGAGGGGATCAGCACGCGCGACGCGGCGGCAGTGATGCTGCAAGGGATGACCGCGCACTACCTCGCCTTCAGCACCTATCGGCTCGGGGCAAACGATACCGCGCTGGTGCACGCGGCGGCGGGCGGCGTGGGCCTGCTGCTGGTGCAGATCGCCAAGCGCTGCGGCGCCCGCGTGATCGGCACCGTCTCGACGGAAGAAAAGGCGAAGCTGGCGCGCGAGGCCGGCGCCGACGAGGTGATTCTCTACACGCAGGCCGACTTCGAGGCGGAGACGAAGCGCCTGACCGATGGCAAGGGCGTACAGGTGGTCTACGACTCGGTCGGCAAAACCACGTTCGACCAGAGCCTCAACTGCCTGCGTCCGCGCGGGTACCTGGTGCTCTTCGGCCAGTCGAGCGGGGCCGTGGCGCCGCTCGATCCGCAGGTGCTGAACGCCAAAGGCTCGCTCTTCCTCACGCGGCCCAGCCTGGCGCACTACACGGCGGACCGCGAGGAGCTGCTCAAGCGCAGCG
The genomic region above belongs to Dehalococcoidia bacterium and contains:
- a CDS encoding PAS domain-containing sensor histidine kinase; translated protein: MSLDHQPRKQHTTRIARDLNGNTLRRDGRADLPPLEAAAPAHRNAPSYHSLFQQHPDAIFAFDRERRLISLNPAAERLSGYTNGELLGRLLTELLAPPSRTRAQRALNRAARGQIAEVRVMLRRKDGERLDLRLALQPDVAQGALNGGFGIVRQDGFGQGAEADRSVMLAHTADAERRAGILAGASAVLDASVDSSDSAGAADADGTLAGLARLLVPGLADWCAIDLAAAGGVRRIVGESAALGGVDSSGGTAQIRSAQPEQANAERLLWVIRHGRPVFVPEMTAGHLVALAIDDEDLRRLQWLGINSFMRVPLSARGQTFGAIAFASAASGRRFTKADLALAEDLARRLGLAVDSARLDREVQRAVRARDEFLAALSHDLRTPLTSIKAFAQMLGRRAGRGDQVPSAAVIDTVNAINEAVSRIAAQLNEVLDRSRLHAGRPLQLERRPTDLVALCRRLIAAQQDEAADCRIALEAEPPGLIGMWDAARLERALGHLLANALKYSTAGSTTLITVGRVDAGGQPSALLRVIDHGIGIPERDLPHVIERFFGAGNARDRAPDGGSGLAETWEIVRQHGGDVTIASREGQGTTVTVTLPLGRQPEAGPRV
- a CDS encoding VOC family protein, translated to MIVRLDHVGVVAHSLDEARDVLVDKLGLPLDEQRSRGLNGSYFAPERTLNFFVTVGEGETQIEILIPQDTTSGVAKFLHKRGPGLHHLGYAVDNVPDDARVLRERGLEQIDLGGRATAAFFYPRSAMGILTELVPVRTLARLHTAAPAGR
- a CDS encoding quinone oxidoreductase: MKAIRVHQYGGPEVMQLEEVPLPEPGPGQARVKIDATGVNFIEIYQRSGQYAGQLPTGLGGEAAGTVDALGAGVSGLKPGDRVAYTGAPGAYAQYAIVPAARLVPVPEGISTRDAAAVMLQGMTAHYLAFSTYRLGANDTALVHAAAGGVGLLLVQIAKRCGARVIGTVSTEEKAKLAREAGADEVILYTQADFEAETKRLTDGKGVQVVYDSVGKTTFDQSLNCLRPRGYLVLFGQSSGAVAPLDPQVLNAKGSLFLTRPSLAHYTADREELLKRSGDLFRWLAAGELKLRIDRTWPLAEAAEAHRCLADRQST